Proteins from a genomic interval of Coccinella septempunctata chromosome 2, icCocSept1.1, whole genome shotgun sequence:
- the LOC123307536 gene encoding proton-coupled amino acid transporter-like protein CG1139, translated as MVDNGKFSPISASRSGSITEIPEDEYYDPYLKKQPKTPSITSTQAFFLLIQAVVGTGILQAVFVFRQGWITGIILTALIGIICTHCLHILFQAKYRLCKTLKIPHLKYAQSVERAFEMGPPSIRQFSRLSHYVVDVCFILCQLGLCCIFASMALSLTPVVDGLIRSFLAFKVDISTLFSVSLLPLILARFMKDLNVVANLCVLGVVFLLASSAVILVFLLQDPRPFGSFEMFEIDVKTLPIYIGTLVFSMQAVTVVTHIDDNLESPKAFSRPCGIITIGMFLIIVVQCILGFLVYWRFDNDGLTISTIPIFFVTNDILVVCTAFYMVDTYISYGLHEFIYVNIIWNKLENRCWCTRFLWCSLPIILSGVYMAARTYTESLLPECIITIILGTTVPILGIIFPALMDISLNWPNNFRRAKLIHFKNIFLVIFGLSAIFCSLVYCFLPSNF; from the exons atggttGACAATGG GAAATTTTCTCCAATCAGTGCTTCCAGAAGTGGGAGTATAACAGAGATTCCAGAGGATGAATATTACGATCCATATCTCAAAAAACAACCTAAGACACCGAGTATTAC GAGCACTCAAGCTTTTTTTCTTCTCATTCAGGCAGTTGTTGGAACTGGAATACTCCAGGCAGTTTTTGTTTTTCGTCAAGGTTGGATAACGGGCATTATACTGACTGCATTAATTGGCATTATATGTACTCATTGTCTTCATATTTTG TTCCAGGCTAAATATAGGCTATGCAAAACACTGAAAATACCACATCTCAAATATGCACAATCAGTTGAAAGAGCATTCGAAATGGGACCACCAAGTATTAGACAATTTTCAAGGCTATCGCA TTACGTAGTTGATGTTTGTTTCATACTGTGCCAACTGGGATTGTGTTGCATTTTCGCTTCCATGGCTTTGAGCTTGACGCCAGTGGTAGATGGTTTAATCAGAAGTTTTCTCGCATTCAAAGTAGACATATCAACCCTATTTTCCGTATCATTATTACCCTTAATATTGGCAAGGTTCATGAAAGATTTGAATGTGGTGGCCAACTTATGTGTACTTGGGGTGGTATTCCTACTGGCATCATCTGCGGTTATTCTTGTTTTTCTGCTTCAGGATCCGAGACCCTTCGGCagttttgaaatgttcgaaATTGATGTGAAGACTCTGCCAATTTATATAGGAACTTTGGTGTTTTCAATGCAAGCAGTCACAGTC GTAACGCACATTGATGACAATCTGGAATCACCAAAAGCATTTTCCAGACCATGTGGTATCATAACAATTGGGATGTTTTTGATAATTGTCGTACAATGCATTCTGGGCTTTTTGGTCTATTGGAGATTCGATAACGACGGTCTCACCATCTCAACAATTCCTATTTTCTTCGTCACGAATGATAT ACTTGTAGTTTGTACGGCGTTCTATATGGTCGACACATATATTAGCTACGGACTTCACGAGTTTATTTATGTTAACATTATTTGGAATAAATTAGAGAACAGATGTTGGTGCACAAGATTTTTATGGTGTTCATTACCTATTATTCTTTCGG GTGTATACATGGCTGCTAGAACTTACACAGAATCCTTATTACCAGAGTGTATCATAACCATCATACTAGGAACAACGGTGCCAATTTTGGGAATAATTTTTCCTGCCTTAATGGATATTTCATTGAACTGGCCTAATAATTTTCGACGGGCCAAActtattcatttcaaaaatatttttttggtaatttttggTCTATCTGCTATATTTTGTTCTTTGGTATATTGTTTTTTACCTTCCAATTTTTAG